The Pseudomonadota bacterium genome contains the following window.
CGCGACGTATCCGGAAGTACAAGTTCCATGTTCTCCGGAGGCTGGGAAAGAATGTCTCCTGCCATATGAAGGTAGCTGGCCGTATTTCCCTGGCCCATGTCCACCACACCGGCAAAAATTCTAAACCGGCCTTCACCGGTAAGCTCGATTCCGGCCGTTGCAGAGTCAGGCACAACCGGACCATAGCCCATACCATGTGACACACATGCAATACCGGTACCCCTTTTATGATATGAACTTGCCGATGCCTGCCAGTCGACACGCTCTGTCCACAAGGGATAGGACTGGACCATTTTCAGACATTGTGTAAGGCCGATGGATCCCTGGCGCGTTGCACCGGCGGGACACCGGTCTCCGCGTACAAGGGCATTATGCATACGCAACTTCAGCGGGGATATGTTCAGACGACAAGCCATCATATCCATCACGGATTCCATAGCGGCAGCAACCTGGGGTACGCCAAAACCCCGAAAGGCCCCGGAAACGGGATTGTTCGTATATACAGCCCACACTTGAAGATGGGTGTTTGCTATCCGGTATGGACCTCCGGCATGCTCAAGGCCAAGAGCGGCAACCACTCCGCCCAGATGATCATATGGACCGGTGTCAAAATATATCCTGGCAGATAAAGCTTTCAGTGTTCCGTCCCTTAAAGCCCCCAGTTTGTAATAGAGTTTAGCCGGATGACGCTTGGCGCCTGCCAGAAAACTTTCCTCACGGCTCCACCACATCTTGACCGGTCTTCCCGGACATTGCAGGGCAGCCAGTGCCAATAAACTCTGGACGGTGATCCCGTCCTTTCCGCCGAAAGCTCCTCCGCAGTATGGTGCCATAATCCGAATGCTATCTATCTCCAGCCCCACGGCTTCAGCAACTTCAAAGCGATCCCGAAAAGGGGTCTGGGTAGAAACGGTCATTTCAAGACTGCCGTCTTCTCCTGCAATTGCCCATCCGTTTTCCGTCTCCAGAAAAACATGGGCCTGGCGGGGCAGATCGAAACAGGCTTCAACTGTTTCATCACAGCCGGCAAAAGCATCTTCGCCTTCCCCGACAATAATTTTTGTTGTAAACAAAGCGTTTCCGCCCGGATGTTCCGGATGAATCAGCGGCGCGTTTTCTTTTAAAGCCTCCTCAGGATCAAAAACTGCATCAAGGGCCTCATAATCAACGACAATACTCTCTATAGCAGATTCAAGAGCAGCTTTATTTTCTGCAACCACCAACGCTACCGGGTCCCCGCAATGACGCACCCGGTCATCGGCCAGCACAGGCTGGTCTTTTCGGATAACTCCCTGGCGGTTACTGCCTCTTACGTCTGCAGCAGTTAAAACGGCCTTAACACCGGAAATTTTAAGCGCTGCCTGTATGTTTATGTTTTGAATCCGGGCATGGGCAATTCCGGCTCGTTTTACGCCTGCCCACAAGAAATCAGAGCCGTAGTTATCCACAGCGAACTTCTCAGCACCGGTAACCTTGGTAATGGCATCCGGCCTGAACATAGACTCGCCTATTTGAAAAACCCGGTTATTATCGGTCATGCTTCACCACCTCAAAAAGCGCCTCCATGAGGGCGTTCATGGCCTCTGGCAACGCAATCGTAATACGGATCCAGTTGGGAAAGCGAAATCCGGCCATACTGCGTACCATTACACCGTGTGTCATCAGTTTCCGGTATGCCAGGCTATCGCTCATGGGAAGTCTCACCATCAGAAAATTACCCTCACCCGAGACATAGGTCAGTCCAAGATTATCAAGCTCATGGGTAAGCAAAGCCTTGGCATTTCGAACCAAAGTCCGCGTTGCAAGGACATGCTCTTTATCTTCTATTGCAACATATGCCGCTTCCTGAGCCAGACCGTTTACCGAGTAAACGACACAAGTTCGCCGAATTATATCCACAACCTCCCGATTTCCGGCCAGATACCCTATGCGAAGCCCGGCCAGTGCATACATTTTCGAAAAGGTTCTGAAGATAACAAGATTGGGGTATTCGGCAATAAGGCGCATACCGTCCGGAAAGTCCGCTTGCTCCACAAATTCGCAATATGCCTCGTCCACAACCACGATTTGTCTGCCGGCCACCCGATCCAGAAACCTGCGAAGCCGCTCTTCCGACCAGTAAGTTCCGGTGGGGTTATTGGGATTGCAAACAAAAAATATCTTGGTTCGCTCATCCATAAGGCTTAACATACCCTCATCATCAAAGGTAAAATCTTTTAACGGTACAAGCCGGGCCTCAAAACCGGAAAAGCTCGCCACCCATTCGTAGACCGCAAAGGTTTTGTCGGCAGTGATGATATTGTCTCCTTCCTGACAAAAAGCCTTGATGACAAAGCCGATAACCTCGTTGGCGCCGTTTCCTACAAGAATCTGATCCGGATGAAGGCCGAAAAGATCACCAAGCTTACATCGCAGATGGTAGGCATCACCGCTGGGATAAACCGATGCCCTGAGGGAAGGATAGGCTTCAATGATTCTGCGGGCGGCCGGCGGCGGCCCCAGAGGGTTTTCATTATTATTAAGGCGAAAAAGCCGGGAGCATCCTGCCATTTTCATCAACATATCATCGGGCTTGCTGGGGATATAGGCTTCAAAGCGTTTTATATGGTCCGGCACCAGACGTTCAATGTGCGTATTTTTCATCAAGTCGCAATGCTTCATGATTCGCCTTCCAGCTCAAAAATTACAAGGTCTGCCTTGCCGGCATAAGGGATAATCATGCGGGGTATAAACCCGAGCTTAAGCAACCCCGGGGTGAAACCGGTCTGCCATGAAAGCCCTAAATCCATTTCGAAAAAGATAGCACTCATCGATTCCTGCCGCAGTAATTTAACATGATCCGCCAGGATCTTCTCATAATCCTTTCCGTACCATATCGGTCTTAATGTTGTAACAGCAAGGTGGCGATCTGTTTCGGCACTTAAAACGGAAAAAGGTTCTTCTGCCTCGCCATCTGATAAGACTGTCTGAATTTCACGGAGAAAGACCAAACGATGGTATTCGCTTTGAAGAAATTCGACCAGATCGGGATGAGCCCATACCACTGAGCCGGAATCTTCATGCATTAATCTGAAAAGAGCGGTTAAGGGTGCGCCACCATCCGGCCCTAATGCATTCAGGATACCCAGAATCTCAAGGTATCCTTCAGGAAGCTGCGGTGTCGGCATTCGGCTGATAAGGGCTAATGCCGGGGTTTTAGCAACGTTTCCAATGCAAGTTTCCATAAGTTCCCGGGCTATTTCCGGATGACTGTTTGTGTTAAAAATGTAAGGGCCGAAAACTTCGATGGTCTTGGAACCTTCCCATTTCCAGGCCAAACCGCCACCAATCTCACCGGTAGGCCCGTTGGCCAGGAGGATATGGTAATCTCCGGCAGCAGCCATATCAACAACTTTTCCCGGATATCTTAAATCCACAGGGAAAAGTTTTGCCGGATAGAATTGGTTTACCAGGCGGACAAACCATTTGATTTGTGCCGAATCCGGTGTCTGAATACTGAAATTTGTCAGGGCTTTGGGGGTCTGGATATCAGTCTCTTCTTTGATCTCGGGATAGCGCAATAATTTGACAAGGGTCAACTCCAGATTACCATCAGCCGGACGGGAAATTCGAAAACGATCGGTCATTCTGGAGGCAATTAATAGTCCCATCTGATCGAGGCAAGCCTCGTCTTCGGCACTCACCCTGGCAGTCATATTGAAGGCATGCAACTGTATATTTTGAACCGGAAGTGAAAACTCGGTTTTGATAAAATGACTCCCGGCCGAGCATTGAATTACAACATCCTGTCCGCTGATACCAATACCGGTCAGATAGGCAATAACTTCTTCTGCAGCCAAAGATAACTCTTGCGCTGCTTCCTCATCCAGACCCAGTCCCTTCGCCGCAAGTTCAACGAAGGACACAGCCAGGGGAATAAAAGCACTTTCAACAGGGATTTTTACAAGAAGCTTTTTGTCAGGTTTTCTCAACATCAACACCTCCGATATCTATTCTGTATA
Protein-coding sequences here:
- a CDS encoding xanthine dehydrogenase family protein molybdopterin-binding subunit; its protein translation is MTDNNRVFQIGESMFRPDAITKVTGAEKFAVDNYGSDFLWAGVKRAGIAHARIQNINIQAALKISGVKAVLTAADVRGSNRQGVIRKDQPVLADDRVRHCGDPVALVVAENKAALESAIESIVVDYEALDAVFDPEEALKENAPLIHPEHPGGNALFTTKIIVGEGEDAFAGCDETVEACFDLPRQAHVFLETENGWAIAGEDGSLEMTVSTQTPFRDRFEVAEAVGLEIDSIRIMAPYCGGAFGGKDGITVQSLLALAALQCPGRPVKMWWSREESFLAGAKRHPAKLYYKLGALRDGTLKALSARIYFDTGPYDHLGGVVAALGLEHAGGPYRIANTHLQVWAVYTNNPVSGAFRGFGVPQVAAAMESVMDMMACRLNISPLKLRMHNALVRGDRCPAGATRQGSIGLTQCLKMVQSYPLWTERVDWQASASSYHKRGTGIACVSHGMGYGPVVPDSATAGIELTGEGRFRIFAGVVDMGQGNTASYLHMAGDILSQPPENMELVLPDTSRTFPGGSASASRTTYTFGNALVAAAEDLKKRLIAKASDLFMITDVSELVLIPGNIRHLPTGRDLPLARMSRLLNAAERFITRHFRAPVSKERPTTDANLQLHGFPHAIFSYSVHLARVDVDELTGRVLVTDYLTVTDCGQVINPCLFEGQQEGAVVQGLGYALREDVISENGRMKTTDLTTYIIPTASDMPEMETIAVPVAEHTGPFGLKGAGEIGIDAPAPAVANAVYDACGLRLFRFPLTAERVLAAMSKNGER
- the hisC gene encoding histidinol-phosphate transaminase, whose product is MKNTHIERLVPDHIKRFEAYIPSKPDDMLMKMAGCSRLFRLNNNENPLGPPPAARRIIEAYPSLRASVYPSGDAYHLRCKLGDLFGLHPDQILVGNGANEVIGFVIKAFCQEGDNIITADKTFAVYEWVASFSGFEARLVPLKDFTFDDEGMLSLMDERTKIFFVCNPNNPTGTYWSEERLRRFLDRVAGRQIVVVDEAYCEFVEQADFPDGMRLIAEYPNLVIFRTFSKMYALAGLRIGYLAGNREVVDIIRRTCVVYSVNGLAQEAAYVAIEDKEHVLATRTLVRNAKALLTHELDNLGLTYVSGEGNFLMVRLPMSDSLAYRKLMTHGVMVRSMAGFRFPNWIRITIALPEAMNALMEALFEVVKHDR
- a CDS encoding ATP-binding protein, yielding MLRKPDKKLLVKIPVESAFIPLAVSFVELAAKGLGLDEEAAQELSLAAEEVIAYLTGIGISGQDVVIQCSAGSHFIKTEFSLPVQNIQLHAFNMTARVSAEDEACLDQMGLLIASRMTDRFRISRPADGNLELTLVKLLRYPEIKEETDIQTPKALTNFSIQTPDSAQIKWFVRLVNQFYPAKLFPVDLRYPGKVVDMAAAGDYHILLANGPTGEIGGGLAWKWEGSKTIEVFGPYIFNTNSHPEIARELMETCIGNVAKTPALALISRMPTPQLPEGYLEILGILNALGPDGGAPLTALFRLMHEDSGSVVWAHPDLVEFLQSEYHRLVFLREIQTVLSDGEAEEPFSVLSAETDRHLAVTTLRPIWYGKDYEKILADHVKLLRQESMSAIFFEMDLGLSWQTGFTPGLLKLGFIPRMIIPYAGKADLVIFELEGES